A single window of Candidatus Sulfotelmatobacter sp. DNA harbors:
- a CDS encoding glycosyltransferase family 2 protein, translating to MSEPGRAGQESKHGPAHPGITVVMVTRNRPALFLDAFHSVEAQTLRPLEVRVGDDGDPPLAWLPDVSRLDVTLLPVGARRAAAARNHAAARARGEILAFLDDDDRWQPDHLLGLAAAFEDPAVMFAWRDCAVIRETVQENGDRVERARLEIARDWDPEMMRTNDYLPPSAWAVRRSLFQALDGFDESFEFSEDWDFVLRAAKQAVPRRVPGVTVEVRLRESGNASADFGRERIACLEKLSARHGLPRLVPRTFWEVAQLAAAGW from the coding sequence GTGAGCGAGCCCGGCCGCGCGGGTCAGGAGTCGAAGCACGGTCCGGCACATCCGGGGATCACGGTGGTGATGGTGACGCGGAATCGTCCCGCGCTCTTTCTCGACGCGTTCCACAGCGTCGAAGCGCAGACCCTGCGCCCGCTCGAGGTGCGGGTGGGCGACGACGGCGATCCGCCGCTCGCATGGCTGCCCGACGTGAGCCGCCTCGACGTGACACTTTTGCCGGTGGGGGCGCGACGTGCGGCCGCAGCGCGCAACCACGCCGCCGCGCGCGCGCGTGGCGAGATCCTCGCGTTTCTCGACGACGACGACCGCTGGCAGCCCGATCACCTGCTCGGATTGGCGGCGGCGTTCGAGGATCCCGCGGTGATGTTTGCCTGGCGCGATTGCGCGGTGATCCGCGAGACGGTGCAAGAGAACGGCGACCGGGTCGAGCGGGCACGCCTCGAGATCGCGCGCGATTGGGATCCCGAGATGATGCGCACCAACGATTACCTGCCGCCGAGCGCCTGGGCGGTTCGGCGTTCGTTGTTCCAGGCGCTGGACGGATTCGACGAATCATTCGAGTTCTCGGAAGACTGGGACTTCGTGCTGCGCGCGGCGAAGCAAGCCGTTCCCAGGCGGGTCCCGGGAGTCACGGTCGAGGTGCGCCTGCGCGAATCGGGCAACGCCTCCGCCGACTTCGGTCGGGAGCGGATCGCCTGCCTCGAGAAGCTGTCGGCGCGCCATGGGCTGCCGAGGCTCGTCCCGCGCACCTTCTGGGAAGTGGCGCAGCTCGCAGCCGCCGGCTGGTGA
- the folE gene encoding GTP cyclohydrolase I — protein sequence MSGKIRRDRKAAEQAIAELIRALGLDPRRDPELRGSPQRVADFYFEAFGGLDPRLAPELVTFPLSGEGQLVVVREIPFHSICVHHFAPFFGRALIAYLPNQKLIGVSGIPRLLEFYSRRPQVQERLGQQIADHLERLLDPRGVAVALEARHLCMEMRGVRKLGRMETRVARGALAGPEWAAALRMESREP from the coding sequence ATGTCGGGGAAGATTCGCCGCGACCGGAAGGCTGCCGAGCAGGCGATCGCCGAGCTGATTCGCGCGCTTGGTCTCGACCCCCGGCGCGATCCCGAGCTCAGGGGTTCGCCGCAGCGCGTCGCCGATTTCTACTTCGAGGCGTTCGGCGGACTCGATCCCCGGCTCGCGCCCGAGCTGGTGACCTTTCCGCTTTCGGGGGAGGGCCAGCTCGTCGTGGTGCGCGAGATTCCGTTCCACTCGATCTGCGTCCATCATTTCGCGCCGTTCTTCGGCCGCGCGCTGATCGCCTATCTGCCGAACCAAAAACTGATCGGCGTGAGCGGGATTCCGCGACTGCTCGAGTTCTATTCGCGCCGGCCGCAGGTGCAGGAGCGCCTGGGGCAGCAGATCGCCGACCATCTCGAGCGGCTGCTCGATCCGCGCGGCGTGGCGGTGGCGCTCGAAGCACGGCATCTGTGCATGGAGATGCGCGGAGTGAGGAAGCTCGGGCGTATGGAGACACGCGTCGCCCGCGGTGCGCTGGCCGGCCCCGAGTGGGCGGCGGCGCTGCGAATGGAGTCGCGCGAACCGTGA
- a CDS encoding NAD(P)/FAD-dependent oxidoreductase — protein sequence MRPDLVVVGAGPAGVMAALLARWQGLSVTLIEASASPGGQLHRVYGALTGVPGYSGAGAGLAVLLARQLEEGGIEWRGGCEASALESAGEGVRVAQASGGGVVARAALIATGLRNRTLGVPGERELAGRGVSTSGTRDRERVTGRRVVVVGGGDAAFENALILAATGCAVTLISRGVPRARPRFRQRVAAEPRIERLEGGRVTAILGTAAVEGVRVAGASGERVLPAEAVFVKIGQLPNTEWCRNAVACDADGYLCVDGNGATSQAAVWAAGDVTRPPVPTVAAASAGATYAVTAIRKALQG from the coding sequence GTGAGGCCCGATCTGGTGGTGGTGGGGGCCGGCCCGGCCGGGGTGATGGCCGCGCTGCTCGCCCGGTGGCAGGGACTCTCGGTGACGCTGATCGAGGCGAGTGCCTCGCCGGGCGGCCAGCTGCACCGAGTGTACGGCGCTCTCACCGGCGTCCCCGGCTACAGTGGCGCCGGGGCAGGCCTCGCGGTACTGCTCGCGCGCCAGCTCGAGGAAGGCGGCATCGAGTGGCGCGGCGGCTGCGAAGCGAGCGCGCTCGAGAGTGCCGGCGAGGGTGTTCGGGTGGCGCAGGCGAGCGGCGGCGGAGTCGTGGCGCGCGCCGCGTTGATCGCGACCGGTCTGCGAAATCGGACGCTCGGCGTTCCGGGAGAGCGCGAACTCGCCGGCCGGGGCGTCTCGACCTCGGGGACGCGTGATCGCGAGCGCGTGACCGGGAGGCGCGTCGTGGTGGTCGGGGGCGGCGACGCCGCCTTCGAGAATGCGCTGATTCTGGCCGCGACCGGCTGCGCGGTCACGCTGATCTCGCGCGGTGTGCCGCGGGCACGGCCACGATTCCGGCAACGGGTCGCGGCCGAGCCGCGGATCGAGCGTCTGGAAGGCGGGCGGGTGACCGCGATCCTGGGCACCGCCGCGGTCGAGGGTGTGCGGGTCGCGGGCGCGAGCGGCGAACGCGTGCTTCCCGCCGAGGCGGTGTTCGTCAAGATCGGGCAGCTCCCCAACACCGAGTGGTGCCGTAACGCCGTGGCCTGTGACGCCGACGGATACCTGTGCGTGGATGGAAATGGCGCCACCTCGCAGGCAGCGGTCTGGGCCGCGGGAGATGTCACGCGGCCGCCGGTTCCGACCGTGGCGGCCGCTTCGGCGGGGGCGACCTACGCGGTGACGGCTATTCGTAAGGCGTTGCAGGGCTAG